The Spinacia oleracea cultivar Varoflay chromosome 2, BTI_SOV_V1, whole genome shotgun sequence DNA segment GCTTTTCCAATTGGATTCTCCGTTCCTCTATCTCAAGCTGTCGCCTCCTCATTATAGTCTTTTCTGCTGCTTGCTCGAATCTCTTTAAATTTAGTTCGTGCTCATTACACTataagaaattgattaattTCCGACCGCCAAAAGTAGTTGGTAAAACACGAAATACGGTTGGTAAATGTTTTAGCGACCACCAACGGTCGTAAAAGATCGGTCAGTGTTCACCTGGACAGTAATTAAGAAAACTCCGATTGTAAAGCGGTCGCTAAACTTTACCGTCTGAAATAGCGACTGCTTAGGAGTTGGTATTTTATCGACTGCCTTTACAGTCGGAAATTTAACGATTGCTTTGGCAGTCGTTAATTTAGCGACTGTCATAGCAGTTGGTAATTTAACGACTGCTTTAGCAGTCGCTAAATTAACGACTGACAAAGCGGTCGACAATTTACTAATTTACCGACCAACTAAGCAGTCGGTAAATTACTGACTGCTTAGTTGGTCGGTAAATTAGTAAATTGTCGACCGCTTTGGCAGTcggtaattttaattaaaaaaaaataaaaaaatcaaaagcatcTAACTGGAAAGAAAACCAGCCAATGGTTTTGATTTCTTCCAAACAAAATAATTTGAGTTTGCATGCTATGCCTTTCCAAACCCACTGGCATCAACCCAATGCCATATACATAATCCGTTGATTAGTCCCTAATTCTCCACTAAAGCAGAGTATGAGTGAAGACATATCTGCTTTAAATTTGCTGAATATTCTGATTTACAACCAATTTCATCTTCAATATTTTAAAACTAACGTACTAGAATAAAGAAAAAGGGTATGAATTAATTACCAACATACACATATAGagataaaataacaattttataaagagGGTGCTTAAACAAAAACAATCCAAAAAAATAGAGTTATATATCtcaataaaatttaattaattacaaggATGCAAAAAATTAACCACCCAAAAATTAAGACTAATATTAAGAATAATCTTAAAAAATCCAGATCTGCAACTAAAACATAAAAATCATGTACAAAAACCTCTAGACTTGGATTTTTCACTAAAAAACATCAATCTTGGATTCTTTATCAGAAAcccaaatctttttcaccataaAACATCAATCGTGATCCTCCATTCTTTGACTAAAACCTAAAAACCAACCTTTTCCGGTGATTATTTGTCGGCGATGGAAATGCAAGTGCGGTGATGAGCGAGATGAATTGTTGAGATGATGAATTGCAGCTTCCACATGTGATTTGTAGATAGAACGATAATTTTTGGGGATTACAGGGCTGTCGCAACGCGGAGGTCGAAGGTGTGGGAGGAGCAGATAGAAAGGGCAGAGAGTTTTGATTAAGAGAGGAGGCGAAGATCGATCGATGGTTGGGATTGATTCTAAGGATAGGCAAATCGATTTAAAACACCAAAGTTTGATGTTATTGTGTTGAATTTTTAGCAGGAAAAAGAGTGGAGGAGATGAAGGGGGAGGTTGCCTGGTGAGAGAAATAGGGGCTTGTGAGAGAAAGAGGCAGGAGAGAGGGGGCTTTATTAGGGTTATAAAACAAGAGAAATTGGTACTCCGTAATATATTCTCGGTAAAACAGTTTTTTACCGACTGTTATTGTGGTCGGTAAATAATTTTTTATCGACTACCTTATGTGCGGTCGGTAAATAGTTATTTAGCGACTGTTTCAGCAGTtggtaaatatttttttaacgaCTATCTAGTCTGCCGTCGGTAAATTACTTTTCACCGACTGCTTGGGCGGTTGGTAAAATGTtaaatttattttggaaatagtTGGGTTTTTACCGACTGCTATTTAGTCGGAACACACGGGGGGAGAAGTCGTTAATTTATCGACTTCTATAGAGGCGGTCGGTAAATGTAAAAAATAACGACTGCTTCTAAACCGGTCGGTAAATTAACGACCGCTTCCAAAGTGGTCGGTAAATTTTGTTTTACCAACTACTTTTCTGGCGGTCGGTAAATTTGGTCGGTAATCAAGtgctttcttgtagtgttattcCTCACTTCAGTGTTAGCTTGCAAACGACTTCCAAAAGACGAAACTGCCTCTAATGATTCTGCCGCTTTTCCTTTTCTTCCGGCCTTAGCTTTCTTTACACCATCTGGTCGAGATATACCTCCAGATACAAAGCTCCCACCACTTGGCAAGACGGtgtcaccatcatcatcaactCTAGTTCTCTTGCCACTACCATCACTCTCTTCAGTAGAAATTGGTAGACTGGCATCGTATGTTTCTCTCTCTGTCTTTGACATACCCCACCTCATCATCACCCTCCACTTTGGGTTTTCATTAGTAAGCATCTtccaagcatgcatcaatgtgaagttctttttgttttctgtgCGGAATAACTGATGAGCGGTATCAACTTGGTCCGCATCATTATTCCCACTTGTAATTAACCTACCAGCCTTTTCAAAACTAGCAGCCCACAACATGATGTCTGGAGACATCCTTCCCCAACGACTCTCAAAACATTTTGCATTTCTTACAGCAAGTTCGTACGGTCTACCTACTTGAATTTGGCTATAGCGCACAGCAGCTTGCctccaaatatcaacttttcTTATGTTGGTGCCTATAATCTGATCGGAGCAAACTTTAATGTAGGAATCAACCAGAGCTTCATCCTCCTGAATCGACCAACTTCGAGACTGAGATGCAACCTTAGTTGGTTGATTTGGTTTGACGGGCAATGGATGTGTCATGATCGGTTCATGTCTCTCCATAACACGTTCCTCTATAGCTTCACGGTCAACAATAGTGTTAGCATAAAAAGATTGTTGAAAATTTTGAGACGAAGAATTACCCTGCGAATAAGAATCATAGCCGGGATGCTGATTGTTGTCAGAGTTaagatcaaaatcatcaaattgttttctaaattttgAGAATAGTAATTAGGGtccattttatttttgaaaaatacgCAAGCACACTAATAAGtaacaataataattttaatagtAAATATACCTACaagtaacaataataataatgacaatgataataataatgataaaattaataaataacaacCGGAAATAAGATTTTCGAAATTATATGCTACTGGAAATGTTCagtaattttcaaaaaataacacaaattatagtaatatttagtatgaaaaatgattttgatgattttagagagagaaaaatgattTTTGAAAGTGTGTCAAAATATAGCAAAATTGATCTCTATTTATAGATCTTGAAATTTTATGACCGttggtacaattttttttattaattatttacagCAAAATTAGCCCTTACAAGATTATAGCCGTTGCAAATTTCAAACAATTTTTTGATTGGTTTAAATTCTGACAATGACAAATGTCACACGGTCATTGGACCGTTGACTGCACATGGTCAGCACAAAGGGaatctttcccttttttttggAGTAATTTGCATGATTAACGGATACTTGTACCAATTTGCATGCAAGTGGGTTACTTTTTGCCTGCAAATTACAGCAAGTGGGGCCCAATAATTTCGGTGAGCAAACAACAAAAATGGAACGCCGTGCGAGCATTTTTTCATTTCCTCGCGAGCATTTTCCAGTTAACCCATTGCTGTAGGCCGTGTTTTTTTCCCCTCACGTTTTTTTGCCCGTGAGAAAATTTTTTCCCCATTGATGGGAGTGCTCTTAGTTCTCTTTctgtattgatttttttttttgtttagtcaCTTTTAGAATATTTCCTTACTTGTCCACATTTATCCCAATTAAATCCttataaatatttaaatgcTCCACTCATTTACTCGAAAGTAACCTTTATCCCCACGAACCCCTTAAATACTTCTATTTCATTCCAATCTATATAAAATTaaatcaaataataaaaaaaatactttgtaCCACATATATGATTATTTATCAACTCATGCtacttttatgtttttttttaaaaaaaaactttcatTTTTTGCCCAAAATTTAGtagattaattatattaatatttagattacacaaaaaaaaaaaaaaaaatagacatGATACATGTCAACTTTACAGTTAATGCCCTGACAACTTAAGTAGtatatatttatgttatattTCGCAGAATATTCATTGTAAACGGCAAATTTACTTAGTGCATCATATTTACAAGAAGTTTACACATATAAGCACGGGAATATAATATTTACCTATTCGTATTTtttacattttatttttttatttagtaCATTTAGGATATTTATTATCAACCGAATCATTAAGATTTAtattggaaaataaataatAGTATTTTCTCtggtatatttttccttaaataagACAACTTTAAGTTACTTTAAGTtagattaataattttaattaaataattttaatttataagaGAGGAAAATCTTAAACTATTATAGAAAATATCCCGGTTGTTCAATGTTTAGAACAACAATCTAAATTTCTTGTTAAAATTATTAACGTGCTTCTTTCACACTACTACAATGTACTACGTAGTAGTAGATCAATTATAATTTGTTTTACCATTTTCTTTTCACTTAAAGCAGGGTTTCATCTTTGAGGATAAGAAAAAGTCCCGATTACATCCGTTTAATTAATATAAGGTTTAAGTTTTGTTTGATTAGATACTGGCGATGAAACCGCCAAGAAGCTCTGCCATCCAAAAGTTTGGTTATTGTTCGTTAATGGTGGTGAGAACACAACTTTtaattagacttagaattaataAGCCATTCAAACTTTGAGCATTCAACGTCCATATATAAGAGTATTGAACTATTAGTTCTTTTGACTATCACCTCTGGATCcctcttttttctctctcttttagtacattgtaaaaaatattaatatggaAAAACATCTTAATAAAGAAATAGAGAGTAATAGAATATTTATATGGCCAGTATAAGGGCAAGGGAATATAAATGCagagtattttatgaattaaataCATGTTTCAATGTATAAGAATAAAATATTCCACATCATCAATGAACTACTATAGAATAAACGTTAGAAAAACCGATAAATAAAAGCAATAGTATATTTAGTTAATCGTATATGCATAGTTTCCTTAGAAAATCTAATATTATGTACTCCATAATAGATTTTTATTTAGAGATAGttagagaaaaaaaatattttatttattttaaaagagaggcgaatcaatgagtgac contains these protein-coding regions:
- the LOC110778194 gene encoding glutathione S-transferase T3-like, yielding MMIHVTVEEDLHDPSKYSLKIHPIHPRMMDGSDVDGDKLGDGWHPGYDSYSQGNSSSQNFQQSFYANTIVDREAIEERVMERHEPIMTHPLPVKPNQPTKVASQSRSWSIQEDEALVDSYIKVCSDQIIGTNIRKVDIWRQAAVRYSQIQVGRPYELAVRNAKCFESRWGRMSPDIMLWAASFEKAGRLITSGNNDADQVDTAHQLFRTENKKNFTLMHAWKMLTNENPKWRVMMRWGMSKTERETYDASLPISTEESDGSGKRTRVDDDGDTVLPSGGSFVSGGISRPDGVKKAKAGRKGKAAESLEAVSSFGSRLQANTEVRNNTTRKHLITDQIYRPPEK